The proteins below are encoded in one region of Pygocentrus nattereri isolate fPygNat1 chromosome 13, fPygNat1.pri, whole genome shotgun sequence:
- the ptprea gene encoding receptor-type tyrosine-protein phosphatase epsilon isoform X2 yields the protein MAFWKSKAPQQTARNVQPSANPKMKHREVATREDMTSEEEQQTVVLLPRSPSTSKTYFPIPVDNLEEEYRIRSADDGKLFREEYSSLPGGNPQGSYEEANREENKEKNRYPNILPYDHSRVVLTQIDGVPHSDYINASYIDGYKDKNKFIAAQGPKQETVADFWRMIWEQKSATIVMLTNLKERKEDKCYQYWPDQGCWTYGNVRVAVEDFTVLVDYTIRKFCVQSASDGSKNPRLVTQLHFTSWPDFGVPFSPIGMLKFLKKVKHVNPSYGGPIVVHCSAGVGRTGTFIVIDAMIDMKHEEQKVDVFGFVSRIRDQRSQLIQTDMQYSFIYQALLEYFLYGDTELDVSSLEGHLHKLHNTCTPQDRLGLEEEFKKLTNMRIMKENMRTGNLPANMKKNRVLQIIPYDFNRVILSMRRGQEFTDYINASFIDGYRQKDYFIATQGPLAHTVEDFWRMVWEWKCHSIVMLTELQEREQDKCFQYWPTEDSVKYGDYTIEIKADTQCDDTFSLRDLVLTYEPETETRLIRHFHFHGWPEIGIPAEGKGMIDIIAAVQKQQQQSGNHPIVVHCSAGAGRTGTFIALSNILERVKAEGLLDVFQTVKSLRMQRPHMVQTVEQYDFCYRVVQDFVDIFSDYANFK from the exons AACAACAAACTGTGGTCTTGCTGCCCAGATCACCCTCCACATCGAAGACATACTTCCCCATTCCTGTAGACAACCTGGAAGAGGAATATCGGATCCGCTCGGCCGATGATGGAAAACTCTTCAGAGAAGAGTACAGT TCATTACCTGGAGGTAACCCCCAAGGATCGTATGAGGAGGCaaacagagaagaaaacaaagaaaagaacagataTCCCAACATTCTCCCCT ATGACCATTCCAGAGTGGTGCTGACACAGATAGATGGTGTTCCACACTCAGATTATATAAATGCTTCTTATATAGAC ggctacaaagacaaaaacaaattcaTCGCAGCACAAG GACCAAAACAGGAGACTGTCGCTGACTTTTGGAGAATGATCTGGGAACAGAAATCAGCTACTATTGTCATGCTCACCaacctgaaagagagaaaagag gACAAGTGTTACCAGTACTGGCCTGACCAGGGCTGCTGGACGTACGGTAATGTGCGGGTTGCTGTGGAAGATTTCACTGTACTGGTTGACTACACAATACGCAAATTCTGTGTGCAGTCT GCCAGTGATGGCTCTAAAAACCCTCGCCTGGTTACGCAGCTGCATTTTACCAGCTGGCCGGACTTTGGCGTGCCCTTCTCACCCATCGGCATGCTCAAATTTCTCAAGAAGGTCAAACATGTGAACCCATCGTATGGTGGACCCATCGTAGTACACTGCAG CGCTGGGGTTGGAAGAACAGGCACTTTCATTGTAATAGATGCAATGATTGACATGAAGCATGAGGAACAGAAGGTCGACGTGTTTGGGTTTGTGTCCAGAATCCGGGACCAGCGATCGCAGCTTATACAGACAGAC ATGCAGTACTCGTTCATCTACCAGGCCCTGCTAGAGTACTTCCTCTATGGGGACACTGAGCTGGACGTGTCCTCTTTGGAAGGACACCTACACAAACTCCACAACACCTGCACACCACAGGACCGGCTAGGGCTGGAGGAGGAGTTTAAG aaactgacaaacatgcGGATTATGAAGGAAAACATGAGGACAGGCAATCTTCCAGCGAATATGAAGAAGAACCGAGTGCTCCAGATTATTCCAT ATGACTTCAACAGAGTAATTCTGTCCATGCGCAGAGGTCAAGAATTCACAGACTACATTAATGCATCTTTCATTGAT GGATACAGGCAGAAGGACTATTTCATAGCCACACAGGGTCCTCTGGCTCACACTGTGGAGGACTTCTGGAGGATGGTGTGGGAATGGAAGTGCCACTCGATAGTCATGCTTACAGAACTACAGGAGAGAGAACAG GATAAGTGTTTTCAGTATTGGCCAACAGAAGACTCAGTGAAATACGGAGACTACACAATAGAGATCAAAGCAGATACTCAGTGTGACGACACCTTCAGCCTCAGAGACCTGGTACTCACATATGAACCA gaAACAGAGACGCGTTTGATCCGGCATTTTCACTTCCACGGCTGGCCAGAGATTGGCATTCCAGCAGAAGGGAAGGGAATGATCGATATCATCGCTGCGGTGcagaaacagcaacaacaatcgGGCAACCACCCCATTGTTGTGCACTGCAG cgCCGGAGCGGGTCGTACCGGTACGTTTATTGCCCTCAGTAATATTCTGGAGCGGGTGAAAGCCGAGGGCCTGCTGGACGTCTTTCAGACTGTGAAGAGTTTGCGTATGCAAAGGCCACACATGGTGCAGACCGTG gAACAGTATGACTTCTGCTACAGAGTGGTACAAGACTTTGTCGACATTTTCTCAGACTATGCCAATTTTAAATGA
- the ptprea gene encoding receptor-type tyrosine-protein phosphatase epsilon isoform X3 → MRKNSLSFRWFKNQRKADITTVDKKIPNGILEEQEQQTVVLLPRSPSTSKTYFPIPVDNLEEEYRIRSADDGKLFREEYSSLPGGNPQGSYEEANREENKEKNRYPNILPYDHSRVVLTQIDGVPHSDYINASYIDGYKDKNKFIAAQGPKQETVADFWRMIWEQKSATIVMLTNLKERKEDKCYQYWPDQGCWTYGNVRVAVEDFTVLVDYTIRKFCVQSASDGSKNPRLVTQLHFTSWPDFGVPFSPIGMLKFLKKVKHVNPSYGGPIVVHCSAGVGRTGTFIVIDAMIDMKHEEQKVDVFGFVSRIRDQRSQLIQTDMQYSFIYQALLEYFLYGDTELDVSSLEGHLHKLHNTCTPQDRLGLEEEFKKLTNMRIMKENMRTGNLPANMKKNRVLQIIPYDFNRVILSMRRGQEFTDYINASFIDGYRQKDYFIATQGPLAHTVEDFWRMVWEWKCHSIVMLTELQEREQDKCFQYWPTEDSVKYGDYTIEIKADTQCDDTFSLRDLVLTYEPETETRLIRHFHFHGWPEIGIPAEGKGMIDIIAAVQKQQQQSGNHPIVVHCSAGAGRTGTFIALSNILERVKAEGLLDVFQTVKSLRMQRPHMVQTVEQYDFCYRVVQDFVDIFSDYANFK, encoded by the exons AACAACAAACTGTGGTCTTGCTGCCCAGATCACCCTCCACATCGAAGACATACTTCCCCATTCCTGTAGACAACCTGGAAGAGGAATATCGGATCCGCTCGGCCGATGATGGAAAACTCTTCAGAGAAGAGTACAGT TCATTACCTGGAGGTAACCCCCAAGGATCGTATGAGGAGGCaaacagagaagaaaacaaagaaaagaacagataTCCCAACATTCTCCCCT ATGACCATTCCAGAGTGGTGCTGACACAGATAGATGGTGTTCCACACTCAGATTATATAAATGCTTCTTATATAGAC ggctacaaagacaaaaacaaattcaTCGCAGCACAAG GACCAAAACAGGAGACTGTCGCTGACTTTTGGAGAATGATCTGGGAACAGAAATCAGCTACTATTGTCATGCTCACCaacctgaaagagagaaaagag gACAAGTGTTACCAGTACTGGCCTGACCAGGGCTGCTGGACGTACGGTAATGTGCGGGTTGCTGTGGAAGATTTCACTGTACTGGTTGACTACACAATACGCAAATTCTGTGTGCAGTCT GCCAGTGATGGCTCTAAAAACCCTCGCCTGGTTACGCAGCTGCATTTTACCAGCTGGCCGGACTTTGGCGTGCCCTTCTCACCCATCGGCATGCTCAAATTTCTCAAGAAGGTCAAACATGTGAACCCATCGTATGGTGGACCCATCGTAGTACACTGCAG CGCTGGGGTTGGAAGAACAGGCACTTTCATTGTAATAGATGCAATGATTGACATGAAGCATGAGGAACAGAAGGTCGACGTGTTTGGGTTTGTGTCCAGAATCCGGGACCAGCGATCGCAGCTTATACAGACAGAC ATGCAGTACTCGTTCATCTACCAGGCCCTGCTAGAGTACTTCCTCTATGGGGACACTGAGCTGGACGTGTCCTCTTTGGAAGGACACCTACACAAACTCCACAACACCTGCACACCACAGGACCGGCTAGGGCTGGAGGAGGAGTTTAAG aaactgacaaacatgcGGATTATGAAGGAAAACATGAGGACAGGCAATCTTCCAGCGAATATGAAGAAGAACCGAGTGCTCCAGATTATTCCAT ATGACTTCAACAGAGTAATTCTGTCCATGCGCAGAGGTCAAGAATTCACAGACTACATTAATGCATCTTTCATTGAT GGATACAGGCAGAAGGACTATTTCATAGCCACACAGGGTCCTCTGGCTCACACTGTGGAGGACTTCTGGAGGATGGTGTGGGAATGGAAGTGCCACTCGATAGTCATGCTTACAGAACTACAGGAGAGAGAACAG GATAAGTGTTTTCAGTATTGGCCAACAGAAGACTCAGTGAAATACGGAGACTACACAATAGAGATCAAAGCAGATACTCAGTGTGACGACACCTTCAGCCTCAGAGACCTGGTACTCACATATGAACCA gaAACAGAGACGCGTTTGATCCGGCATTTTCACTTCCACGGCTGGCCAGAGATTGGCATTCCAGCAGAAGGGAAGGGAATGATCGATATCATCGCTGCGGTGcagaaacagcaacaacaatcgGGCAACCACCCCATTGTTGTGCACTGCAG cgCCGGAGCGGGTCGTACCGGTACGTTTATTGCCCTCAGTAATATTCTGGAGCGGGTGAAAGCCGAGGGCCTGCTGGACGTCTTTCAGACTGTGAAGAGTTTGCGTATGCAAAGGCCACACATGGTGCAGACCGTG gAACAGTATGACTTCTGCTACAGAGTGGTACAAGACTTTGTCGACATTTTCTCAGACTATGCCAATTTTAAATGA